From a region of the Planctomycetota bacterium genome:
- a CDS encoding oligosaccharide flippase family protein, with translation METIPVSGALSLRRGPGCWTMSEHADDIPNTPDDPAGDPPRRRASDRQEPPTPDYASPEFAAPNIGDEDEGGLDGLRSRAINSGIWSFAGYLTQQGLRFGGNVALFWIFAHNLRGTDNDPAAIFGIMALVNIAVQGLQMFSDVGIGPAIIQNPRGDDKAFLNTAWTIQVLRGIALWLIGCAIAYPAAWIYDTPELIYLVPVVAINALFRGFDHTAIFQLNRKLQLGKVVALQTLQQIISVILMIVWAQFISSDVWALAVPVVASTLIYTVLTHTFLGKGDGRKLQWDQSAAQELLKFGKWIFVSTTLTFLALQTDRLVFGAQVSKAELGVYTIALMFASLPVMIIQKLGGQVLFPGYARLQHDRPRFDQVYHKVHKAVLMAGALTVAGLFAAGRPMIELIYPPEAHEAGWMLQLLAIMAWFQVIGEPIRSAILALGKPMWLAVANAGKVISLFAGVLMGFQVGSQIDYITPIQGAILGVVLSELVRYALMAIAAHLENLPGLWLDAWFTVLLMITAIGSALAAFHIERSTGSALLAMAVAIVLVVATWAPLAARSVQKARKRE, from the coding sequence ATGGAGACGATCCCGGTTTCCGGTGCGCTGTCGTTGCGCCGCGGGCCGGGCTGTTGGACCATGTCCGAGCACGCCGACGACATCCCGAACACGCCCGACGACCCGGCAGGCGATCCGCCGCGCCGGCGTGCGTCGGACCGGCAGGAACCGCCTACTCCGGACTACGCATCACCGGAGTTTGCCGCACCGAACATCGGCGATGAAGACGAGGGCGGCCTCGACGGGCTGCGAAGCCGGGCCATCAACTCCGGCATCTGGAGCTTCGCCGGCTACCTCACGCAACAAGGCCTGCGGTTCGGCGGCAATGTCGCCCTCTTCTGGATTTTCGCTCACAACCTCAGGGGCACCGACAACGACCCGGCCGCCATCTTCGGCATCATGGCCCTGGTCAATATCGCCGTTCAGGGTCTGCAGATGTTCTCCGACGTCGGCATCGGGCCGGCGATCATCCAGAACCCACGCGGCGACGACAAAGCCTTCCTCAACACCGCGTGGACCATCCAGGTCTTGCGCGGCATCGCGCTCTGGCTCATCGGTTGCGCGATCGCCTACCCGGCCGCCTGGATCTACGACACCCCGGAACTGATTTACCTCGTCCCCGTCGTCGCGATCAACGCCCTGTTTCGCGGCTTTGACCACACCGCGATCTTCCAGCTCAACCGCAAGCTCCAGCTCGGCAAGGTCGTTGCCCTCCAAACCCTCCAACAAATCATCAGCGTCATCCTGATGATCGTCTGGGCACAGTTCATCAGCTCCGACGTGTGGGCGCTGGCCGTTCCGGTGGTCGCGTCGACGCTGATCTACACCGTGCTGACGCACACATTCCTCGGCAAGGGCGACGGACGGAAACTGCAATGGGACCAATCCGCCGCGCAGGAACTTCTGAAGTTCGGCAAGTGGATCTTCGTGAGCACCACGCTCACTTTCCTTGCGTTGCAGACCGACCGGCTGGTCTTCGGCGCCCAAGTCAGCAAGGCCGAACTCGGCGTGTACACGATCGCACTCATGTTCGCGTCCCTGCCGGTGATGATCATCCAGAAACTCGGCGGCCAGGTGTTGTTCCCCGGCTACGCCCGACTTCAGCACGATCGGCCGCGATTCGATCAGGTGTACCACAAGGTTCACAAGGCCGTGCTGATGGCCGGCGCACTGACGGTCGCGGGCCTGTTCGCCGCGGGTCGACCGATGATCGAGCTGATCTACCCGCCCGAGGCCCACGAGGCCGGCTGGATGCTGCAACTGCTCGCCATCATGGCGTGGTTCCAGGTCATCGGCGAACCCATCCGCTCGGCCATCCTCGCATTGGGCAAACCGATGTGGCTCGCGGTCGCCAACGCCGGCAAGGTCATCTCGCTTTTCGCCGGCGTGCTCATGGGCTTCCAGGTCGGCAGCCAGATCGACTACATCACGCCGATTCAGGGCGCGATCCTCGGCGTCGTGCTCTCGGAGTTGGTCCGCTACGCACTCATGGCCATCGCAGCCCACCTCGAAAACCTTCCCGGGCTCTGGCTCGACGCGTGGTTCACGGTGCTTCTCATGATCACCGCCATCGGCTCGGCATTGGCGGCATTTCACATCGAACGATCCACCGGCAGCGCGTTGCTCGCGATGGCCGTCGCGATCGTGCTGGTCGTCGCCACCTGGGCACCACTCGCGGCCCGTAGCGTCCAGAAAGCCCGAAAACGGGAATGA